A single Tenacibaculum sp. 190524A02b DNA region contains:
- a CDS encoding SusD/RagB family nutrient-binding outer membrane lipoprotein: MKVIKYIKKIVGITALCFCVYSCTTDFEQINTDTNNVSSETLDNISPLLTQVQRHAFVEARYNTWRGNLIFGTRFAEQFSFSFSGTWFGNGAGFRYDNTAWNDAAWDTPFSEVSAPLAELLKLTSAGGRLEDTCGNAVVKVIKGFFYQRMTDVFGAVPYTEGGLGGIPKFESQQEVYKMIMQDLSSAINTLKSCNGVIDGIADGDMVYAGDSQKWLAAANTLLLRMALRSKDANGGNQAIITEALQNPFIASSADNFQIAQDPSNADPVFNGYYDIWHTFQGCCGNAASWVVSETLVESFKSNNDPRLFGFATPVDGGTAGVWNDYSGAKVAAKASYAASRTFESFSKPNERIWNDENFPFITMTYAEAELLQAEAKYATNLGGAQAHFENAIRANGQDWNADVALVDSYITNETSAQLSATPATAMQQIGLNRWYAAYTNGYEAWSVMRRFDLNVFPDKTFTSTNDWADTTGGVNNKMGKRLNYSQATKSQNPNAVQYAVSVQGPDAYSTSLWWDVN; this comes from the coding sequence ATGAAAGTAATTAAATATATAAAGAAAATAGTAGGTATTACAGCGCTATGCTTTTGTGTATATTCGTGTACTACAGATTTTGAACAAATTAATACAGATACTAATAATGTTTCATCAGAGACGTTGGATAATATATCTCCTTTACTAACCCAAGTTCAGAGGCATGCTTTTGTAGAAGCACGTTATAATACTTGGAGAGGTAATTTAATTTTTGGAACTCGATTTGCGGAACAGTTTTCATTTAGTTTCTCAGGAACATGGTTTGGAAACGGAGCTGGATTCAGGTATGATAATACTGCATGGAATGATGCAGCTTGGGATACGCCTTTTTCTGAAGTATCAGCGCCTTTAGCTGAGTTGTTGAAGTTAACTTCAGCAGGAGGAAGGTTAGAGGATACTTGTGGTAATGCGGTTGTGAAAGTTATCAAAGGATTTTTCTATCAAAGAATGACTGATGTTTTTGGAGCGGTGCCATATACAGAAGGAGGTTTAGGAGGTATCCCTAAATTTGAAAGCCAACAAGAAGTGTACAAGATGATTATGCAAGATTTATCAAGCGCTATTAATACGTTGAAATCATGTAATGGAGTTATTGATGGTATTGCAGATGGAGATATGGTTTATGCTGGAGATTCACAAAAATGGTTAGCAGCTGCTAATACATTGTTATTGAGAATGGCATTAAGAAGTAAAGATGCTAACGGAGGTAATCAAGCAATTATAACAGAAGCTTTGCAAAATCCATTTATAGCAAGTTCAGCAGATAATTTCCAGATAGCTCAAGATCCTTCAAATGCTGATCCTGTATTTAATGGTTACTATGATATCTGGCACACATTTCAAGGGTGCTGTGGCAATGCAGCTTCATGGGTCGTTTCAGAAACATTGGTTGAGTCTTTTAAATCAAATAATGATCCTAGGTTATTCGGATTTGCAACTCCTGTAGATGGAGGAACTGCTGGTGTATGGAATGATTATTCTGGAGCTAAGGTGGCTGCTAAAGCTTCTTATGCTGCTAGTAGAACATTTGAGAGTTTTTCTAAACCGAATGAACGTATTTGGAATGATGAAAACTTCCCTTTTATAACTATGACATATGCGGAAGCTGAATTATTACAAGCAGAAGCTAAATATGCTACTAATTTAGGTGGAGCTCAGGCTCATTTTGAGAATGCTATAAGAGCTAATGGTCAGGATTGGAATGCTGATGTAGCTTTGGTTGATAGTTATATTACAAATGAAACATCAGCTCAATTGTCTGCAACTCCAGCTACAGCAATGCAGCAAATAGGGTTAAATAGATGGTATGCTGCTTATACAAATGGATATGAGGCTTGGTCAGTAATGAGAAGATTCGATTTAAATGTTTTTCCAGATAAAACGTTTACAAGCACCAATGATTGGGCAGATACAACAGGTGGGGTTAATAATAAAATGGGAAAACGTCTTAATTACTCTCAGGCAACTAAATCACAAAATCCAAATGCAGTTCAATATGCAGTTAGTGTTCAGGGGCCAGATGCTTATTCTACATCATTATGGTGGGATGTTAATTAA